Proteins encoded by one window of Actinomycetota bacterium:
- a CDS encoding pyridoxal 5'-phosphate synthase lyase subunit PdxS: protein NVVEAVRHMRAMTAGIRRLTALGAEELPAAARDLRAPLDLVTEVARTGRLPVVNFAAGGLATPADAALMMQLGCDGVFVGSGIFKSSDPAARARAICEATAAFDDPQAIARVSRGLGEPMRGEEIEALEVKLAERGW from the coding sequence AACGTGGTGGAGGCCGTGCGGCACATGCGGGCGATGACGGCGGGGATCCGGCGGCTGACCGCGCTGGGAGCCGAGGAGCTCCCGGCGGCGGCGCGCGATCTCCGGGCCCCGCTCGACCTCGTGACCGAGGTCGCCCGCACCGGACGGCTCCCGGTGGTCAACTTCGCCGCGGGCGGACTGGCCACGCCGGCGGACGCCGCCCTGATGATGCAGCTCGGCTGCGATGGCGTGTTCGTCGGATCGGGGATCTTCAAGAGCTCCGATCCCGCCGCCCGGGCCCGGGCCATCTGCGAGGCGACGGCCGCCTTCGACGACCCGCAGGCGATCGCGCGGGTGAGCCGCGGTCTCGGTGAGCCGATGCGCGGTGAGGAGATTGA